A genomic region of Trifolium pratense cultivar HEN17-A07 linkage group LG3, ARS_RC_1.1, whole genome shotgun sequence contains the following coding sequences:
- the LOC123916254 gene encoding transmembrane 9 superfamily member 3, translating into MGRSMIHLITLSLFLVAATHVRSDASDHRYSDGDAVPLYANKVGPFHNPSETYRYLDLPFCKTGHEKEKTEALGEVLNGDRLVSAPYELKFRKEKDSKVVCKKTLTREEVTLFREAVKKDYYFQMYYDDLPIWGFIGTVDKEGKTDPSEYKYFLYKHIQFDVLYNKDRVIEISARMDPHSVVDLTEDKEVDVEFFYTVKWKETDIPFEKRMEKYSQSSSLPHHLEIHWFSIINSCVTVLLLTGFLATILMRVLKNDFMKYAQDEEAADDQEETGWKYIHGDVFRFPKFKSIFAAALGSGTQLFTLTIFIFMLALVGVFYPYNRGALFTALVVIYALTSGIAGYTATSFYIQLEGSNWVRNLLLTGCLFCGPLFLMFCFLNTVAIAYSATAALPFGTICVIVLIWTLVTSPLLVLGGIAGKNSKTEFQAPVRTTKYPREIPPLPWYRSTIPQMAMAGFLPFSAIYIELYYIFASVWGHRIYTIYSILFIVFIILLIVTAFITVALTYFQLAAEDHEWWWRSFLCGGSTGLFIYGYCLYYYYARSDMSGFMQTSFFFGYMACICYGFFLMLGSVGFRASLLFVRHIYRSIKCE; encoded by the exons ATGGGAAGAAGTATGATCCACCTGATCACTCTCTCTCTGTTTCTTGTCGCTGCTACTCATGTTAGATCCGATGCTTCCGATCACCGTTACAGCGACGGAGATGCTGTTCCTCTTTACGCCAACAAAGTCGGTCCCTTTCACAACCCCAG TGAAACGTATCGATACCTTGACCTTCCATTCTGTAAAACTG GTCATGAGAAAGAAAAGACTGAAGCGCTTGGTGAGGTTTTGAATGGAGATCGCCTTGTTAGTGCTCCTTATGAACTTAAGTTTAGAAAGGAGAAGGACTCTAAGGTTGTGTGCAAGAAGACTCTCACAAGGGAGGAAGTTACTTTGTTCCGAGAAGCTGTTAAAAAGGACTATTATTTCCAAATGTATTATGATGACTTGCCGATCTGGGGATTTATTGGAACTGTTGACAAAGAAGGAAAAACTGACCCTAGCGAGTATAAGTATTTTCTTTACAAGCATATTCAGTTTGATGTTCTGTACAACAAAGACCGTGTCATTGAAATTAGTGCCCGTATGGATCCTCATTCTGTGGTGGATCTCACTGAGGACAAGGAAGTTGATGTTGAGTTTTTTTATACTGTGAAATGGAAGGAAACTGATATTCCTTTTGAGAAGAGAATGGAAAAATATTCTCAGTCTTCTTCTCTCCCACATCACTTGGAGATTCACTGGTTCTCCATTATAAACTCCTGTGTAACAGTTCTTCTTTTGACTGGTTTTCTGGCGACTATTCTCATGCGTGTCTTGAAGAATGACTTTATGAA ATATGCTCAAGACGAGGAAGCTGCTGATGATCAGGAGGAGACTGGATGGAAATACATTCATGGTGATGTTTTCCGGTTTCCTAAGTTCAAGTCCATATTTGCAGCTGCCCTTGGTTCTGGCACTCAGTTATTCACTCT CACAATCTTCATTTTTATGCTTGCACTGGTTGGTGTATTCTATCCTTACAACCGAGGAGCTTTATTTACTGCCCTAGTGGTCATATATGCTCTAACATCTGGCATTGCTGGCTACACTGCTACTTCCTTCTATATTCAACTTGAAGGGAGTAATTGG GTTAGAAACTTATTGCTGACAGGATGCCTCTTTTGTGGCCCTCTTTTCCTTATGTTCTGCTTCCTTAACACAGTTGCAATTGCTTATAGTGCAACTGCTGCACTTCCTTTTGGCACAATTTGTGTGATAGTCCTAATATGGACACTGGTGACTTCGCCATTACTTGTATTGGGTGGCATTGCAGGTAAAAATAGCAAAACAGAGTTCCAAGCACCTGTCCGCACTACAAAATATCCCCGAGAAATTCCACCTCTGCCTTGGTACAGAAGCACCATTCCCCAGATGGCAATGGCAGGATTTCTCCCTTTCAGTGCCATCTACATAGAGTTGTACTACATTTTTGCTAGTGTCTGGGGCCACAGAATTTATACTATCTACAGCATACTCTTCATCGTCTTTATTATTCTGTTGATTGTCACTGCTTTCATCACTGTGGCTTTGACATACTTTCAACTTGCTGCGGAAGATCATGAATGGTGGTGGAG GTCTTTCCTTTGCGGTGGATCAACTGGCTTATTCATCTATGGCTACTGCTTGTATTATTACTATGCAAGATCAGACATGTCTGGTTTTATGCAAACTTCGTTCTTCTTCGGTTACATGGCTTGCATCTGCTATGGCTTCTTTCTCATGCTCGGCAGCGTAGGTTTCCGTGCCTCCCTGCTCTTTGTCCGCCACATATATAGGTCCATCAAGTGTGAGTAG